A single Pantoea rwandensis DNA region contains:
- a CDS encoding MFS transporter, translating to MSPTVSQDGLPVPQRYGAIITIALGIMMAVLDGAIANVALPTIARELNASPAESIWIVNAYQIAIVISLLSLSFLGDMLGYRRVYQVGLALFIATSLFCALSSSLNMLTVARILQGFGGAALMSVNTALIRIIYPQRYLGRGMAINSLIVAVSSAAGPTVAAAILSIASWKWLFLINVPLGIVALWLALRFLPDNTQKAKQQKFDIPSAIMNALFFGLLISALSGFSQGQDHWLILAEVVALVLVGVVFVRRQLAMPVPLLPVDLLRIPIFSLSMCTSICSFCAQMLAMVSLPFFLQNVLGRDEVATGLLLTPWPLATMVLAPIAGRLIEKVHAGLLGGLGLAMFAAGLFLLALLPTQPTDIDIIWRMMLCGAGFGLFQSPNNHTIISSAPRHRSGGASGMLGTARLVGQSSGAALVALMFNLFNDSGTHASLVLAGSFATVAAVVSMSRMTQSSETVKS from the coding sequence ATGTCCCCTACAGTCTCTCAGGATGGATTACCTGTTCCGCAGCGGTACGGCGCGATTATCACTATTGCGTTAGGCATCATGATGGCAGTACTGGATGGTGCCATTGCTAACGTCGCGTTACCCACCATTGCGCGCGAACTGAATGCCAGTCCGGCGGAATCAATCTGGATTGTTAACGCCTACCAAATCGCCATTGTTATCTCGTTACTGTCGCTCTCCTTTCTCGGCGATATGTTGGGTTATCGCCGTGTTTATCAGGTAGGGCTGGCGTTGTTTATCGCCACTTCACTGTTCTGCGCCCTCTCCTCTTCACTCAATATGCTTACCGTGGCGCGTATCCTGCAGGGTTTTGGCGGCGCGGCACTGATGAGTGTGAACACAGCGCTAATTCGTATTATCTATCCGCAGCGTTATCTCGGCCGCGGTATGGCGATTAACTCGCTGATCGTCGCGGTATCGAGCGCTGCGGGCCCCACGGTGGCTGCCGCGATTCTCTCCATCGCCAGCTGGAAATGGTTATTCCTGATCAACGTGCCGCTGGGCATTGTGGCATTATGGCTAGCGCTGCGTTTTCTGCCGGATAACACGCAGAAAGCCAAACAGCAGAAGTTTGATATTCCCAGCGCCATCATGAACGCCCTGTTCTTTGGCCTGCTCATATCGGCTCTCAGCGGGTTCTCACAGGGGCAGGATCACTGGCTCATTCTGGCGGAAGTCGTAGCACTGGTGTTGGTGGGCGTGGTGTTTGTTCGTCGCCAATTGGCGATGCCAGTGCCGCTGCTGCCGGTGGATTTGCTGCGCATCCCCATTTTTTCGTTGTCGATGTGCACTTCTATTTGCTCGTTCTGCGCGCAGATGCTGGCAATGGTTTCATTGCCATTCTTCCTGCAAAACGTGCTGGGACGGGATGAAGTGGCGACCGGGTTGCTGCTCACACCCTGGCCGCTGGCCACCATGGTGCTGGCACCGATTGCCGGCCGGTTGATTGAGAAAGTCCATGCGGGATTATTGGGTGGCCTGGGGCTGGCGATGTTTGCGGCGGGTCTGTTCTTACTGGCACTGCTGCCTACACAACCCACTGATATTGATATTATCTGGCGAATGATGCTGTGCGGTGCGGGCTTTGGCCTGTTCCAGTCTCCGAATAATCACACGATTATCTCCTCTGCCCCGCGCCATCGCAGCGGTGGCGCCAGCGGTATGTTAGGGACGGCGCGTTTGGTCGGTCAGAGCAGCGGTGCCGCACTGGTTGCCTTGATGTTCAATCTGTTTAACGACAGCGGAACACATGCATCACTGGTTTTAGCGGGGAGCTTCGCCACGGTGGCAGCCGTCGTCAGTATGTCGCGGATGACGCAATCGAGTGAGACGGTGAAGTCATAA
- a CDS encoding YobH family protein, with product MKLFIRAIIVVAVVWLGMLLTGYGVLTGSNKNAAGLGLQCSYLTARGMITAQYLHTDSGIVGVTDCPLLKKSGEVVDN from the coding sequence ATGAAACTATTCATTCGGGCGATAATCGTGGTAGCAGTGGTCTGGCTAGGGATGCTGCTCACCGGCTATGGCGTACTCACCGGAAGCAACAAAAACGCCGCAGGACTGGGCTTACAGTGTAGCTATCTCACTGCACGCGGCATGATCACCGCGCAATATCTGCATACCGACAGCGGTATTGTGGGTGTTACCGATTGTCCACTGCTGAAGAAAAGTGGCGAAGTGGTAGATAATTAG
- a CDS encoding DUF986 family protein, giving the protein MSLTDALIALLVIAFALFAIYDDAILPRRKGPTKLRVALRRRHKIDSGIFIVLLLILLWNNVSNHGPQLTTTLLMVLCFMAIWLFWLRTPKLLMKTEGLFFGSVWIDYRRIQSMNLSEDGILVMQLEQRRLLIAVQQLDDLERIYNTLVEAR; this is encoded by the coding sequence ATGTCACTGACTGACGCTCTGATTGCCCTGCTGGTCATCGCCTTTGCCCTGTTCGCGATTTACGATGACGCTATCCTGCCGCGGCGCAAAGGGCCGACCAAATTGCGTGTCGCGCTGCGTCGTCGCCATAAAATCGACAGCGGTATTTTTATCGTGTTATTGCTGATTCTGCTGTGGAATAACGTCAGCAACCATGGCCCGCAACTCACCACCACGCTGCTGATGGTGTTGTGCTTTATGGCGATCTGGCTATTCTGGCTACGCACGCCGAAATTGTTGATGAAGACCGAGGGACTGTTCTTCGGCAGCGTGTGGATCGACTATCGTCGCATTCAAAGTATGAACTTGTCTGAGGATGGCATCTTAGTCATGCAGCTGGAACAGCGTCGCCTGCTGATTGCAGTGCAACAGCTCGACGACCTGGAACGTATCTACAATACGCTGGTGGAAGCGCGTTAA
- a CDS encoding DUF2627 domain-containing protein, with translation MYGIFSKEVTSKDVDVEFRFLAEP, from the coding sequence ATGTATGGCATCTTCAGTAAAGAAGTTACGAGTAAAGACGTTGACGTTGAATTCCGCTTCCTTGCCGAACCTTAA
- the prc gene encoding carboxy terminal-processing peptidase has translation MNNILKIGMIAGLLLAGPTFGADNITRADQIPQLHEDPQHPTVSERVTSRFTRSHYRQFDLNQDFSAKIFDRYLNLLDYNHNVLLASDIAQYADKKTTLGDELRSGKLDVFYDLYNLAQKRRFERYQYALSVLNRPMNFTGNDTIDIDRAKSPWPKNSDELNALWDAKVKYDELSLKLAGKDDKDIRETLTKRYNFAIRRLAQSNSEDVFQLAMTAFAHEIDPHTNYLSPRNTEQFNTEMSLSLEGIGAVLQMDDDYTVINSMVAGGPAAKSKSISVGDRIVGVAQPGKPMEDVIGWRLDDVVSKIKGPKGSKVRLEILPAGKGTKTRTVTLTREKIRLEDRAVKGTVHNVGKEKVGVLDIPGFYVGLTDDVKVQLQKLQKQNVDSIVIDLRTNGGGALTEAVSLSGLFIPSGPVVQVRDNNGRVRQDSDNDGIVYYKGPLVVLVDRFSASASEIFAAAMQDYGRALIVGEPTFGKGTVQQYRSLNRIYDQMLRPEWPALGSVQYTIQKFYRINGGSTQRKGVTPDLLMPTGVEAAETGEKFEDNALPWDSVNAATYTKTGDITALVPQLTKEHADRIAKDREFQYIMKDIARFDAMKDKRNIVSLNLGQREKENHEDDALRLERINARYQAEGKAPLKSIEDLPKDYKEPDPYLDETVKIANDMAQLEKTQPAAEGAK, from the coding sequence ATGAACAACATTTTAAAGATCGGTATGATCGCGGGCCTGCTGTTAGCAGGCCCCACCTTTGGCGCAGATAACATTACCCGCGCCGACCAGATTCCACAGTTACATGAAGACCCGCAGCATCCTACCGTCAGTGAACGCGTCACTTCGCGTTTCACCCGTTCTCACTATCGCCAGTTCGATCTGAATCAGGATTTCTCTGCGAAAATTTTTGATCGCTACCTGAATCTGCTCGACTACAACCATAACGTGTTGTTGGCTTCAGACATCGCGCAATACGCCGATAAGAAAACCACGTTGGGTGATGAACTGCGCAGCGGTAAGCTGGATGTGTTCTACGATCTCTACAATCTGGCGCAGAAACGCCGCTTCGAGCGCTATCAATATGCGCTGAGCGTGCTGAATCGCCCGATGAATTTCACCGGCAATGACACCATCGACATTGACCGTGCAAAATCACCCTGGCCGAAAAACAGCGATGAGCTGAACGCGCTGTGGGATGCCAAAGTCAAATATGACGAGCTGAGCCTGAAACTGGCCGGCAAAGATGACAAAGATATTCGTGAAACGCTGACTAAGCGTTACAACTTTGCCATTCGTCGCCTGGCGCAGAGCAACAGTGAAGATGTGTTCCAGCTGGCGATGACCGCCTTTGCGCACGAAATCGACCCGCACACCAACTATCTTTCACCGCGTAACACCGAACAGTTCAACACCGAGATGAGCCTGTCGCTGGAAGGTATCGGTGCCGTGCTGCAGATGGACGATGATTACACGGTCATCAACTCCATGGTGGCCGGTGGACCGGCCGCGAAGAGCAAATCCATCAGCGTGGGCGACCGTATTGTCGGTGTTGCCCAGCCAGGCAAGCCAATGGAAGATGTGATTGGTTGGCGTCTGGATGATGTTGTCTCCAAAATCAAAGGACCGAAAGGCAGTAAAGTACGCCTGGAAATCCTGCCTGCTGGCAAAGGCACCAAAACCCGCACCGTGACACTTACGCGTGAAAAGATCCGTCTGGAAGATCGCGCGGTGAAAGGCACCGTACATAACGTCGGTAAAGAGAAAGTCGGCGTACTTGATATTCCAGGCTTCTACGTTGGCCTGACTGACGATGTTAAAGTGCAGCTGCAAAAACTGCAGAAGCAGAACGTCGACAGTATTGTGATTGATTTGCGTACCAACGGCGGCGGTGCTCTCACCGAAGCGGTATCACTGTCTGGTCTGTTTATTCCAAGCGGCCCAGTGGTGCAGGTACGTGACAACAACGGTCGCGTGCGCCAGGACAGCGATAACGACGGCATCGTTTATTACAAAGGTCCGCTGGTGGTGCTGGTCGATCGTTTCAGTGCTTCCGCATCTGAAATCTTTGCTGCAGCGATGCAGGATTACGGCCGCGCTCTGATTGTCGGTGAACCGACCTTTGGTAAAGGCACCGTGCAGCAGTATCGTTCGCTGAACCGCATCTACGATCAGATGCTGCGTCCAGAATGGCCGGCGCTGGGCTCAGTGCAATACACCATCCAGAAGTTCTATCGTATCAACGGTGGCAGTACTCAGCGTAAAGGCGTGACGCCGGATCTGCTGATGCCAACCGGCGTAGAAGCGGCGGAAACCGGTGAGAAGTTTGAGGACAACGCGCTGCCATGGGATAGCGTGAATGCCGCGACTTACACCAAAACCGGTGATATCACCGCGCTGGTACCGCAGCTGACCAAAGAACACGCCGATCGTATCGCTAAAGATCGCGAGTTCCAGTACATCATGAAAGATATTGCGCGCTTTGACGCGATGAAGGACAAACGCAATATCGTGTCGCTCAATCTCGGCCAACGTGAGAAAGAGAACCACGAAGATGATGCACTGCGTCTGGAACGCATTAACGCGCGCTATCAGGCAGAAGGCAAAGCCCCGCTGAAGAGCATTGAAGATTTGCCGAAAGACTACAAAGAGCCAGACCCGTATCTGGACGAAACCGTGAAAATTGCCAATGACATGGCGCAGCTGGAGAAAACCCAGCCTGCTGCCGAAGGCGCGAAGTAA
- the rlmA gene encoding 23S rRNA (guanine(745)-N(1))-methyltransferase, which yields MSLICPLCQQHLHQQANSFRCDSGHQFDQAKEGYVNLLPVQHKGSKEPGDSAEMLLARRVFLDAGHYQPLRDSVAQHLSQRLNGKAAQVLDIGCGEGYYTATMALALPQAQLFGLDVAKAAIRMAAKRYRAVKFCVASSQRLPFADASLDGIVRIYAPCNEAELSRVVKAGGYLLTVTPGPHHLEQFKALIYREVQLHAAEEKAYEGFRQVEQHNLRYEMTLNGAEAVSLLQMTPFAWRAREEVWQTLAAADTFSCDADFMLTLWQRA from the coding sequence ATGTCTTTGATTTGCCCACTTTGCCAGCAACATTTGCATCAGCAAGCTAACAGCTTCCGCTGCGATTCCGGTCACCAATTCGATCAGGCGAAAGAAGGGTACGTCAATTTGTTGCCGGTGCAGCATAAAGGCTCAAAGGAACCGGGTGACAGTGCGGAAATGCTGCTGGCTCGCCGTGTATTTCTTGATGCCGGACACTATCAACCCTTGCGCGATTCGGTGGCGCAACATCTGTCGCAGCGTCTGAATGGCAAGGCTGCTCAGGTATTGGATATTGGCTGTGGTGAAGGTTATTACACTGCAACAATGGCGCTAGCGCTTCCACAAGCACAGTTGTTTGGCCTTGATGTAGCGAAAGCGGCGATTCGTATGGCGGCTAAACGCTATCGTGCGGTGAAATTCTGTGTCGCCTCCAGCCAGCGTTTACCCTTCGCCGACGCATCGCTGGATGGCATTGTGCGCATTTACGCTCCTTGCAACGAAGCGGAATTGAGTCGCGTCGTCAAAGCGGGCGGCTATCTACTGACGGTGACACCGGGCCCACATCATCTGGAGCAGTTCAAAGCGCTGATTTATCGTGAAGTGCAGCTGCACGCGGCAGAAGAAAAGGCTTACGAAGGTTTCAGGCAGGTCGAGCAACACAACCTGCGTTATGAGATGACGTTAAATGGGGCCGAAGCGGTGAGCTTGCTGCAGATGACACCTTTTGCCTGGCGTGCGCGCGAAGAAGTCTGGCAGACACTGGCGGCAGCCGATACCTTTAGCTGCGACGCCGACTTCATGCTGACGCTATGGCAGCGCGCTTAA
- the kdgR gene encoding DNA-binding transcriptional regulator KdgR yields the protein MASSDNDKQPDSVSSVMKVFGILQALGEDRDHGITELSQRVMMSKSTVYRFLQTMKSLGYVAQEGESEKYSLTLKLFELGAKALQNVDLIRSADVEMRELSRLTKETIHLGALEEDSIVYIHKIDSLYNLRMYSRIGRRNPLHTTAIGKVLLAWRDRTEVQELLSEVEFRRSTANTIVSAEGLLEVLDQVKVQGFGEDNEEQEEGLRCIALPVFDRFGVVIAGLSISFPTIRFSEEAKNEYVAMLHRAARNISDQLGYHNYPF from the coding sequence ATGGCGAGCAGTGATAACGATAAACAGCCAGACTCCGTCTCTTCGGTAATGAAAGTGTTCGGCATTCTGCAGGCGTTAGGCGAAGATCGTGATCATGGTATCACCGAACTGTCGCAACGCGTGATGATGTCAAAAAGCACGGTTTACCGCTTTCTGCAAACCATGAAATCATTGGGTTACGTGGCGCAGGAAGGGGAAAGTGAAAAATATTCGCTGACGCTCAAGCTGTTTGAATTGGGTGCCAAGGCACTACAAAACGTCGACCTGATTCGTAGTGCCGATGTCGAAATGCGAGAACTGTCGCGTTTGACCAAAGAAACTATCCATCTGGGTGCGCTGGAAGAAGACAGCATTGTCTATATCCATAAAATCGATTCACTGTATAACCTGCGCATGTACTCGCGCATCGGGCGTCGTAACCCGTTGCACACCACCGCCATCGGTAAAGTATTGCTGGCGTGGCGCGATCGCACTGAAGTTCAGGAGCTCCTGAGCGAAGTTGAATTTCGTCGCAGCACTGCAAACACCATCGTCAGTGCTGAAGGGTTGCTTGAGGTATTAGATCAAGTAAAAGTGCAGGGCTTCGGTGAAGATAACGAAGAGCAGGAAGAGGGCTTACGCTGTATTGCCTTGCCGGTTTTCGACCGCTTCGGCGTGGTGATTGCTGGATTGAGCATCTCGTTCCCGACAATCCGATTCTCTGAAGAAGCAAAAAACGAATATGTGGCGATGCTGCATCGTGCTGCGCGCAATATTTCTGATCAGTTGGGTTACCACAACTACCCATTCTGA
- a CDS encoding YebO family protein, producing the protein MNELAANTSPLFSYGVLAIIIVVALIAWFFVNRASMRASEQIRLLEALLEEQKKQNALLRRLADAQPDTAKQQEEEDAVEQRDFIRMIPER; encoded by the coding sequence ATGAACGAGTTAGCCGCAAATACCAGTCCGCTGTTCAGTTATGGTGTACTGGCCATCATTATTGTTGTGGCCTTGATAGCCTGGTTCTTCGTTAACCGGGCCAGCATGCGCGCCAGTGAACAGATTCGTTTGCTGGAAGCACTGCTGGAAGAGCAGAAAAAACAGAATGCATTGTTGCGCCGCCTGGCGGATGCTCAACCTGACACGGCAAAACAGCAGGAGGAAGAAGACGCCGTAGAACAGCGCGACTTCATCCGTATGATTCCAGAACGTTAA
- the htpX gene encoding protease HtpX: protein MMRIALFLVTNLAVMLVFGLILSLTGIQSSSVQGLMIMAGLFGFGGAFVSLLMSKWMALRSVGGEVIQQPRNETERWLMDTVSRQAQQSGIAMPQVAIYHAPDINAFATGARRDASLVAVSTGLLQNMSRDEAEAVLAHEIAHIANGDMITMTLIQGVVNTFVIFISRIIAQVASGFLSGNRDGEESSNGNPLVYFAVATVLELVFGILASIITMWFSRHREFHADAGSAKLVGREKMIAALQRLKTSYEPQEPSSMMAFCINGKSKSLSELFMSHPPLDKRIEALRNGDYLK, encoded by the coding sequence ATGATGCGTATTGCGCTTTTCCTGGTCACCAACCTGGCGGTGATGTTGGTATTCGGACTGATTCTGAGTCTGACAGGAATTCAGTCAAGCAGTGTTCAGGGTCTGATGATTATGGCAGGTCTGTTTGGCTTTGGCGGTGCGTTTGTTTCACTGCTGATGTCTAAATGGATGGCATTGCGCTCCGTCGGCGGTGAAGTGATTCAACAACCCCGTAACGAGACAGAACGCTGGCTGATGGATACCGTCAGTCGCCAGGCTCAACAGTCCGGCATTGCGATGCCACAAGTGGCGATCTATCACGCGCCAGACATTAACGCCTTTGCGACCGGTGCACGTCGTGACGCCTCACTGGTTGCGGTCTCGACCGGCTTGCTGCAGAACATGAGCCGTGATGAAGCGGAAGCGGTACTGGCGCACGAAATCGCCCACATCGCTAACGGTGACATGATCACCATGACGCTGATTCAGGGTGTGGTGAACACCTTCGTGATCTTCATTTCGCGTATTATCGCGCAGGTGGCATCGGGCTTCCTGTCGGGTAACCGTGACGGTGAAGAGAGCAGCAACGGTAACCCGCTGGTCTATTTTGCGGTCGCGACCGTGCTGGAACTGGTGTTCGGCATTCTCGCCAGCATCATCACCATGTGGTTCTCACGTCACCGTGAATTCCACGCGGATGCAGGTTCAGCCAAACTGGTGGGCCGCGAGAAGATGATTGCCGCTCTGCAGCGTTTGAAAACCAGCTACGAGCCGCAGGAGCCAAGCAGCATGATGGCATTCTGCATTAACGGTAAAAGCAAATCGTTGAGCGAATTGTTTATGTCGCATCCGCCGCTCGATAAGCGTATCGAAGCGCTGCGTAACGGTGACTATCTGAAATAA
- a CDS encoding MBL fold metallo-hydrolase: MAWQNPWYDAALAHHTPEGFRNPEPELRQPGDLQRWRRERKADHLPLPPQAGYPAFIARWYQESDLGGDDDRIWWLGHAAVLMRLNRRYILIDPALSARASPLPFAGPQRKTPAPLHIAQLPHLDVVLISHNHYDHLDRPTVKRIARHFPDAQFVVPLGMGTWCRKRGVRHVTERDWWQSIDIAGVTLTAVPARHWSMRTFWDRNRSLWCGWVVRNQNVNFWFSGDSGYSENLLEIAERLGPFNLAALPIGAYAPKWFMRGQHMDPDQAVRLWQAIGRPLTLPIHWGVFELADDPLDEPPAALAQAMQSAGEMDSRFVPWRIGTSRSLRNSDSDVS, translated from the coding sequence ATGGCCTGGCAAAATCCCTGGTACGACGCAGCGCTGGCGCATCACACGCCAGAAGGTTTCCGCAACCCGGAACCGGAATTGCGCCAGCCAGGGGATTTGCAGCGCTGGCGGCGGGAGCGCAAAGCGGACCATTTGCCGCTGCCGCCTCAGGCCGGTTATCCGGCATTTATTGCCCGCTGGTATCAGGAAAGCGATCTGGGTGGTGATGACGATCGCATCTGGTGGTTAGGTCATGCCGCCGTGTTGATGCGGCTCAATCGCCGCTATATTCTCATCGACCCGGCACTCTCTGCGCGTGCTTCACCGCTGCCGTTTGCTGGACCACAGCGTAAAACGCCCGCTCCGCTCCATATTGCACAGTTGCCACATCTCGACGTGGTACTGATTTCGCACAATCACTACGACCATCTCGATCGGCCTACGGTAAAGCGCATCGCACGTCATTTCCCGGATGCGCAATTTGTTGTGCCGCTGGGTATGGGAACCTGGTGCCGCAAACGTGGCGTGCGTCATGTCACCGAGCGCGACTGGTGGCAATCCATTGATATCGCAGGAGTGACGTTGACTGCCGTACCCGCGCGACACTGGAGCATGCGAACTTTCTGGGATCGCAATCGCTCATTGTGGTGTGGCTGGGTGGTGCGAAACCAGAATGTGAATTTTTGGTTTTCAGGTGACAGTGGCTATAGCGAAAACCTGTTAGAAATTGCAGAACGTCTCGGGCCCTTTAATCTTGCCGCGTTGCCCATTGGCGCTTATGCACCAAAATGGTTCATGCGCGGCCAACATATGGACCCCGATCAGGCGGTGCGTTTATGGCAGGCGATAGGGCGTCCGTTAACGCTGCCGATCCACTGGGGTGTGTTTGAGCTGGCGGATGATCCTTTAGATGAACCCCCTGCCGCTCTGGCGCAAGCAATGCAATCCGCGGGAGAAATGGACTCACGCTTTGTGCCATGGAGAATAGGCACCAGCCGAAGCCTGCGGAATAGCGATTCAGATGTGTCCTAA
- the cspE gene encoding transcription antiterminator/RNA stability regulator CspE — protein MAKIKGQVKWFNESKGFGFITPADGSKDVFVHFSAIQGNGFKTLAEGQAVEFEIQDGQKGPAAVNVTAI, from the coding sequence ATGGCAAAGATTAAAGGTCAGGTTAAGTGGTTCAACGAGTCTAAAGGTTTTGGTTTCATTACTCCTGCTGACGGCAGCAAAGACGTGTTCGTACACTTCTCTGCAATCCAGGGTAACGGCTTCAAAACTCTGGCTGAAGGCCAGGCTGTTGAGTTCGAAATTCAGGACGGCCAGAAAGGTCCAGCTGCAGTAAACGTAACTGCTATCTGA